A portion of the bacterium HR17 genome contains these proteins:
- the norB gene encoding Nitric oxide reductase subunit B encodes MRLTLQQANGLLASVIVVSGIVLFWCTVETYRQLPPLPDTFFTDDGKRLFAATDIKAGQRVFQLRNLMSFGTIFGNGSYFGPDFTAEYLAELRDTMGTKRAVSVRERLKLQGNKAVVPSEWMKAHQRIVALYRDRFVNGDRRLGIASHTLTLDEAEKLAAFVAWTAWVSLLPRPNGNGSYTNNFPPMPDLGLTPTPKVMAWTAWTVGWVLLIALLAFIAYRFVQVEPIPQLPPLREHAETPLNFLQKVTLLLLAGCALVFVLQTLAGGYLANAYASREDFYGIFSRLGLERMAILPFQFVRTVHTATAVIWVVGMWMSASLYIALLIGGKEQNWHRPIAYLSISILTISIVGTLIGLYASVKGWTSSPLLGSEGTEYLEMGRLWRSGIALGFTMWTIVLASVLQSAREQWRPLLNLLTINGAGITAAFFASFFYRPDSHWVVIDFWRWWVVHHWVEGIFAFFQLLVLGWFFAGLKLVSNEEVTKSLYLEGAFVLLAGFLAVGHHFWWVGEPSFWLGIGGVFSTLEVIPLFLLLSTALRTLQVSGMVKTVHRLPFAYFVASALWQFIGSGVLGLLINLPVINYYEHGTYLTVAHGHGSFLGAFGFLALGMTLYAVRHAHHDGWSEKRLWASFWMLNIGLALMLALSVIPVGVLQLMEAIALDYASARALSFYEQPVVHWLNKLRLPGDALIIVGAVLFAAEVVPKVVSAVMGARRQAAVPVR; translated from the coding sequence ATGAGGCTGACTCTGCAACAAGCCAACGGGTTACTGGCGTCGGTCATCGTCGTCAGCGGTATCGTGCTTTTCTGGTGCACGGTGGAAACTTACCGACAATTGCCGCCGCTGCCCGACACTTTCTTCACCGATGACGGCAAGAGGTTATTCGCCGCTACAGACATCAAAGCGGGGCAGCGCGTTTTCCAATTGCGCAACCTGATGAGTTTCGGGACGATTTTCGGCAACGGCAGTTACTTCGGTCCCGATTTCACAGCGGAGTATTTGGCGGAGCTGAGAGACACAATGGGAACAAAGCGAGCGGTGTCTGTGCGAGAGCGTTTGAAGTTGCAAGGCAACAAAGCGGTCGTTCCGTCGGAATGGATGAAAGCCCACCAACGCATCGTTGCGCTTTACCGTGACCGTTTTGTCAATGGTGACCGCCGACTGGGCATTGCATCGCACACCTTGACACTTGATGAAGCCGAGAAGTTAGCAGCCTTTGTAGCGTGGACGGCATGGGTTTCGCTGCTCCCCAGACCCAACGGCAACGGCTCTTACACCAACAACTTTCCGCCCATGCCTGACTTGGGTTTAACCCCAACGCCCAAGGTGATGGCGTGGACGGCGTGGACGGTCGGTTGGGTTTTGCTCATCGCTTTACTCGCCTTCATCGCTTATCGGTTCGTTCAAGTTGAGCCTATCCCGCAATTGCCGCCACTGCGAGAACATGCCGAAACACCGCTCAATTTCCTGCAAAAGGTCACGCTGCTTTTGTTGGCAGGTTGTGCGTTGGTGTTCGTCTTGCAGACACTGGCAGGTGGTTACCTCGCCAACGCTTACGCTTCCCGCGAGGACTTTTACGGCATTTTCTCTCGTTTGGGGTTAGAACGCATGGCAATTTTACCCTTCCAGTTCGTCCGCACCGTGCACACGGCGACAGCGGTCATTTGGGTCGTCGGAATGTGGATGTCGGCATCACTTTACATCGCTTTGCTTATCGGCGGAAAAGAACAGAATTGGCATCGCCCCATCGCTTACCTCTCCATCTCTATCTTGACAATTTCCATCGTCGGGACATTGATTGGACTGTATGCGAGTGTCAAAGGATGGACAAGTTCACCACTGTTAGGTAGCGAAGGGACGGAATATTTGGAGATGGGTCGTCTGTGGCGAAGCGGCATCGCTCTGGGCTTTACGATGTGGACAATCGTGTTGGCATCGGTGCTGCAAAGCGCGCGAGAGCAATGGCGTCCTTTGCTGAACTTGCTGACGATAAACGGAGCGGGCATCACAGCGGCGTTCTTCGCCAGTTTCTTTTACCGTCCAGACAGCCATTGGGTCGTCATTGACTTTTGGCGTTGGTGGGTCGTGCACCATTGGGTTGAAGGCATCTTCGCTTTCTTTCAACTTCTGGTGCTCGGTTGGTTCTTTGCAGGCTTAAAGTTGGTCAGCAACGAAGAAGTGACCAAGAGCCTGTATCTGGAAGGCGCCTTCGTTTTGCTGGCAGGTTTCCTCGCCGTCGGACACCATTTCTGGTGGGTCGGAGAACCGAGTTTTTGGTTGGGCATCGGAGGCGTCTTCAGCACCTTAGAAGTCATCCCGCTGTTTTTGCTGCTTTCAACGGCTCTGCGAACATTGCAGGTCAGCGGCATGGTGAAAACTGTGCATCGGCTGCCTTTCGCTTACTTCGTGGCATCGGCTCTTTGGCAGTTTATTGGGTCGGGTGTTTTGGGATTGCTCATCAACTTGCCCGTCATCAACTACTACGAGCACGGCACTTACCTGACCGTTGCGCATGGACACGGCTCGTTTTTGGGCGCCTTCGGTTTTTTGGCATTGGGGATGACACTTTATGCTGTTCGCCACGCTCACCACGATGGCTGGAGCGAAAAGAGGTTGTGGGCGAGTTTTTGGATGCTGAACATCGGTTTGGCGTTGATGCTGGCGCTCAGTGTGATACCTGTCGGTGTGCTGCAACTAATGGAAGCGATTGCACTGGACTACGCTTCAGCGCGAGCGTTATCGTTTTACGAGCAACCCGTCGTGCATTGGCTCAACAAATTGCGGTTGCCCGGCGACGCATTAATCATCGTCGGTGCTGTCCTGTTTGCAGCAGAGGTTGTGCCGAAAGTTGTCAGCGCCGTTATGGGTGCGAGGCGTCAAGCAGCCGTGCCGGTGCGGTAA
- the ymdB gene encoding O-acetyl-ADP-ribose deacetylase: MNAVVREVCLPTGQTVRLVHGDITAEPVDAIVNAANSYLKHGGGVAAAIVRKGGLSIQQESDEWVRQHGPVPTGQVAVTGAGNLPARVVIHAVGPVWGEHPPEEADALLRDAVWNSLKAAHERGLTRIALPAISAGIFGFPKDRCAAILLDTVRAFCEQYPDSPLRDIRFVLFDEPTLQAFVDAFDARWRQS; encoded by the coding sequence ATGAACGCGGTCGTGCGAGAAGTGTGTTTGCCGACAGGGCAAACTGTGCGGCTCGTGCACGGCGACATCACGGCGGAGCCGGTGGACGCCATCGTCAATGCGGCAAATTCCTACTTGAAGCATGGCGGTGGGGTCGCTGCCGCCATCGTCCGCAAGGGTGGGCTGAGCATTCAACAAGAAAGCGACGAGTGGGTGCGCCAGCACGGTCCCGTGCCGACAGGGCAAGTGGCGGTCACGGGTGCAGGCAACTTGCCCGCAAGGGTCGTCATCCACGCCGTCGGTCCCGTTTGGGGCGAGCATCCGCCTGAGGAAGCCGATGCGCTGCTGCGCGATGCGGTGTGGAACAGCCTGAAAGCGGCACACGAGCGCGGCTTGACACGCATCGCCCTGCCCGCCATCAGCGCGGGCATCTTCGGGTTCCCTAAAGACCGTTGCGCTGCCATCCTGCTGGACACCGTCCGTGCCTTTTGCGAGCAGTATCCCGACAGTCCGCTGCGGGACATTCGGTTCGTGCTGTTTGATGAGCCGACGCTGCAAGCGTTTGTAGACGCGTTTGATGCCCGTTGGCGGCAATCGTGA
- the sdpI gene encoding Immunity protein SdpI, producing MVQGRRDAALMALAGGLWTGICWLLAQLAYPHLPPKVPVHFNLYWQPDGWASKGVLLWLMPLTVAIVWAVIGAVTSLATVQERRLLWQVQWWIGMFMVAVQGSLLLTALGWLHSPRPILMPALGLLLVAIGRLCPQLPQNRFVGVRVPWTLKDEVVWRQVHQVAGLWLTALGVGFVTVAVLPLPVWTDAVLMLSLLAIFVALCSYAVRLYRRRSAQTP from the coding sequence ATGGTGCAGGGGCGTCGCGACGCCGCACTCATGGCGCTGGCAGGCGGGCTATGGACAGGGATATGTTGGTTGCTGGCGCAGTTAGCGTATCCGCATCTGCCGCCCAAGGTGCCCGTTCACTTCAACCTGTACTGGCAGCCCGACGGATGGGCGAGCAAAGGGGTGCTCCTGTGGCTGATGCCGCTAACCGTCGCCATCGTGTGGGCGGTGATAGGGGCGGTCACATCGCTTGCCACAGTGCAGGAGCGACGGCTGTTGTGGCAGGTGCAATGGTGGATCGGGATGTTCATGGTAGCGGTGCAAGGGAGCCTTCTGCTGACAGCACTGGGGTGGCTGCACAGCCCGCGCCCCATTTTGATGCCGGCGCTCGGATTGCTTCTGGTCGCCATCGGCAGGCTATGCCCACAGTTGCCCCAGAACCGCTTCGTCGGGGTGCGGGTGCCTTGGACGCTGAAGGACGAGGTGGTGTGGCGGCAGGTCCACCAAGTGGCTGGGCTGTGGTTGACGGCTCTGGGGGTAGGGTTTGTTACGGTAGCGGTTTTACCGTTGCCTGTATGGACGGACGCGGTTTTGATGCTGAGTCTATTGGCGATTTTCGTCGCTCTTTGCAGTTATGCGGTGCGGCTTTATCGGCGCCGTTCGGCACAGACCCCTTGA
- a CDS encoding putative phycocyanin operon protein Z → MSSVRQQLTRILKRLEGRSEATPEESVQQVLSLPAKSVVDPLIEALQKSPHYLVRLVASMALGELRATKAVPALVATLRDSSLTVQRAAAEALAKIGRPAVPELLKHMDDDDLPMRRWVIQILGKIGAKEAAPILLERFHREAPELQRLIVEALGEIASRKASRLLTDLVQHGGADFSRTAIEALGKLKDPKSVPVLLDILARDGAELRKLVRDALLNIGKDGVPQLVKALQHSNIAVRQVAAEVLGTMGDRRALRELVKALRDPDPVVRQSAVQAIARFPDKSLFEPLARLLNDPDHEVRFQALRSLVQVGKEMAKPYLKKALKDPDWLLRLTAVQGLMALDGEDVVPHLCDALRDPEWSVRYHAAMGLAQLKNPHSLLALMQAVFDAHPQVALQAIKALEELGDPRAIDVLRRVGAAGIPEVSSAAQRAARTLQEIAQAKGINIPAKRRTTRSAQQPTPVSAK, encoded by the coding sequence ATGTCCAGTGTGCGGCAGCAGTTGACGCGGATTTTGAAACGCTTAGAAGGTCGTTCGGAAGCGACCCCTGAAGAAAGTGTCCAACAAGTCCTTTCCTTACCTGCTAAAAGCGTCGTTGACCCGCTGATTGAAGCGCTGCAAAAAAGCCCGCATTATCTGGTGCGGCTGGTCGCCTCCATGGCGTTGGGCGAACTGCGGGCGACGAAAGCCGTGCCGGCTCTCGTCGCTACTTTGCGCGATTCCAGCCTAACCGTGCAGCGGGCAGCGGCTGAAGCGCTGGCTAAGATCGGTCGCCCTGCGGTGCCTGAACTGCTCAAGCATATGGACGACGACGATTTACCGATGCGCCGCTGGGTCATTCAGATTCTGGGCAAAATCGGGGCGAAAGAAGCCGCACCTATTTTGCTGGAGCGCTTTCACCGTGAAGCGCCTGAGTTGCAACGCCTCATCGTGGAGGCGTTGGGTGAAATTGCCAGCCGCAAAGCCTCGCGCTTGTTGACCGATTTGGTGCAACACGGAGGGGCAGATTTTTCCCGCACCGCCATTGAAGCGCTGGGGAAGTTGAAAGACCCTAAATCCGTCCCCGTTTTGTTGGACATCCTCGCGCGCGACGGCGCGGAATTGCGCAAATTGGTGCGGGACGCGTTGCTCAACATCGGCAAAGACGGTGTGCCGCAACTGGTCAAAGCGCTGCAGCACTCCAACATCGCCGTTCGCCAAGTCGCCGCAGAAGTGTTAGGAACGATGGGGGATCGCCGGGCCTTGCGGGAACTTGTCAAGGCGCTACGGGATCCTGACCCTGTCGTGCGCCAATCTGCCGTTCAAGCGATCGCACGGTTTCCAGATAAATCGCTCTTTGAGCCGCTGGCGCGACTGCTGAACGACCCTGACCATGAAGTGCGGTTTCAAGCCCTGCGTTCGCTGGTCCAGGTCGGCAAAGAGATGGCGAAGCCGTATCTCAAGAAAGCCCTCAAAGACCCCGATTGGTTGTTGCGTCTGACCGCAGTGCAAGGTCTGATGGCGTTAGACGGTGAAGATGTTGTCCCCCACTTGTGTGACGCCTTGCGCGACCCAGAGTGGAGTGTGCGCTATCACGCCGCGATGGGATTAGCCCAATTGAAAAATCCCCACAGTTTGTTGGCTCTGATGCAAGCCGTTTTCGACGCCCATCCGCAAGTCGCGTTGCAAGCCATTAAAGCGTTGGAAGAACTCGGTGACCCCCGGGCTATTGATGTCCTGCGGCGTGTCGGTGCAGCGGGCATTCCCGAAGTGAGCAGCGCTGCTCAACGGGCAGCGCGAACGCTACAAGAGATCGCCCAAGCCAAAGGCATCAACATACCTGCTAAACGCCGCACGACGCGTTCCGCTCAGCAACCGACCCCTGTGTCAGCCAAGTGA
- the smpB gene encoding SsrA-binding protein — protein MSQRNVTVNRKARHEFDILETYEAGIALTGPEVKSVRAGKVSLADAFARVQRGELWLFNMHIAPYDPILQRNYDPQRPRKLLMHRREINRLAGLTAQRGLTLIPLRLYFNERGYAKVELGLARGKRKVDRRREIMEREMRREVERALRGRGD, from the coding sequence ATGTCCCAACGCAATGTCACCGTCAACCGCAAGGCGCGCCACGAGTTTGATATTTTGGAAACTTATGAGGCGGGCATCGCCCTAACTGGCCCCGAGGTTAAATCTGTGCGTGCCGGCAAAGTGTCTTTAGCGGATGCTTTTGCCCGTGTGCAACGCGGCGAACTGTGGCTTTTCAATATGCACATTGCCCCTTACGATCCGATCCTGCAGCGCAACTATGACCCTCAGCGCCCTCGCAAGTTATTGATGCATCGCCGCGAAATCAATCGTTTGGCAGGGTTAACGGCGCAGCGCGGATTAACCCTCATTCCGCTTCGGCTTTACTTTAACGAGCGCGGTTACGCCAAAGTGGAGTTGGGGTTAGCGCGGGGCAAACGCAAGGTGGATCGGCGCCGTGAAATCATGGAGCGGGAAATGCGCCGAGAAGTGGAACGCGCCCTGCGCGGGCGAGGGGATTGA
- the cinA_1 gene encoding Putative competence-damage inducible protein yields the protein MIAEIWSVGTELLLGQIVDTNAVYLSQWLARLGIDLYRRGTVGDNRARIAQAVCEALGRADLVLMTGGLGPTPDDVTAAGIADAFGAPLVRHPDAEAWLVDLLQRRGIPLSPTLLKQADLPKGADWLKNPVGTAPGIWMERAGKIVVALPGVPAEMEAMFEQEVVPRLQRRLTGGVLRWRVLRFAGIGESALTDRLGDLMDSPNPTLGTLVKPGEVWLRLAAKAPSEAEADALLADMEAKVRGQAGQWLLAVGDEPIEELVGQRLRALGWSIATAESVTGGLICALLTNVPGSSEYVRGGIVAYTDGAKMSLLGVPWETLNKHGAVSAECAQWMAGSVRARLKAQVGVATTGYAGPTGGEPDKPIGTVFIAVSTPDGTDVQRYQLRGTRRQIRERAAHIALVQVLKALSKF from the coding sequence GTGATCGCCGAGATCTGGAGCGTCGGGACGGAGTTGCTGTTGGGGCAAATTGTGGACACTAACGCCGTTTATTTGTCGCAGTGGCTGGCACGGTTGGGCATTGACCTGTATCGGCGCGGCACCGTCGGGGACAATCGCGCCCGGATCGCCCAAGCGGTGTGCGAGGCGTTGGGGCGTGCCGACCTTGTGCTGATGACCGGCGGTTTGGGTCCGACCCCTGACGATGTGACGGCAGCAGGCATCGCCGACGCCTTCGGCGCCCCGTTGGTGCGCCATCCAGACGCCGAGGCGTGGTTGGTGGACCTGTTGCAGCGTCGGGGGATCCCTCTGTCCCCGACGCTGCTCAAGCAAGCGGACTTGCCTAAGGGCGCCGACTGGCTCAAAAACCCTGTCGGGACGGCGCCGGGCATCTGGATGGAGCGCGCCGGCAAAATCGTCGTCGCGTTGCCCGGCGTGCCAGCGGAGATGGAGGCAATGTTTGAGCAAGAAGTGGTGCCCCGCTTGCAGCGGCGGCTGACAGGCGGCGTGCTGCGCTGGCGCGTGTTGCGCTTTGCCGGCATCGGCGAATCCGCCCTGACTGACCGGCTGGGTGACCTGATGGACAGCCCCAATCCGACCTTGGGCACGCTGGTCAAGCCCGGCGAAGTATGGCTGCGCCTCGCCGCCAAAGCCCCGTCCGAAGCCGAAGCAGATGCGCTGCTGGCAGACATGGAGGCGAAAGTGCGTGGACAAGCCGGACAGTGGTTGCTGGCAGTCGGCGATGAACCGATAGAGGAATTGGTCGGGCAGCGACTGCGAGCGTTGGGTTGGTCTATCGCCACCGCTGAATCAGTCACCGGCGGGCTGATCTGCGCTTTACTGACCAATGTGCCAGGCAGCAGCGAGTATGTGCGCGGTGGCATCGTCGCTTACACAGACGGGGCAAAAATGAGCCTGCTGGGTGTTCCTTGGGAGACCCTCAATAAGCATGGCGCCGTCAGCGCCGAGTGCGCTCAATGGATGGCAGGCAGCGTTCGGGCGCGTCTGAAAGCTCAGGTCGGTGTTGCCACAACCGGTTACGCTGGACCGACAGGCGGTGAACCGGACAAACCTATCGGCACCGTGTTCATCGCTGTCAGCACCCCCGACGGCACCGATGTCCAGCGCTACCAGTTACGGGGCACCCGCCGCCAAATCCGCGAACGCGCTGCACATATAGCGTTAGTGCAAGTCCTGAAAGCCCTCAGCAAATTCTGA
- the mutS2 gene encoding Endonuclease MutS2, which produces MDDRTLRVLEWDKIRQLLADRCATAPAKEMAHALLPVADIDEVQRRQRETSDARRYLERWGAPPLGGISDLRPTLGRARQGAVLEPHELLVVAATLERAMHLRAWLLKPAADDSLRPHAERIGDHTPLVARIRWCIGEDGQVLDRASDELARLRRRIKTLQQRMQEKLHDLLRDPSISKFLQEPYYTVRDGRYCLPVRAEFRTQVPGIVHDKSSSGMTVFIEPEPLVELGNEIRLLQAEEEREVAHILRDLTNAVVDALPLIAQTLDAVRRIDFAFAKAKLSQELRAYEPVLNADGVIKLRRARHPLLHFQGFVVPIDLELGVDFDVLVITGPNTGGKTVALKTLGVLVLMAQAGLHLPAAEGAQVSVFRQLFADIGDEQSIEQSLSTFSSHMSHIARMLRRADRQTLVLLDELGAGTDPVEGAALAKAILVFLHRRGAKVVCTTHHSELKHFTYRQPRFCNASVLFDPETLRPTYQLVIGVPGQSHALDIAKRLGVPAEVIQEARRQLPRHRREADALIAQLTEERHAAEQARLEWERRLRALEQREEELRAREQRLREEEQRILSEARRQAEALLRRVEGQANELLKALRQRPVVSSDVRQQLRQLWQQLAATAPASLPPAAAPAAPATLAVGTAVRIRDLGVVGTIVALSENGKDAQVDVGGLRVWVAADRLEPADAASLSTPNQAAVTAVHVRKMLTAPTELNLLGKRVDEALDALAKFLDDALLAGHQTVRIVHGKGTGKLRQAVHDYLRAHPQVRAFELAPFAQGGDGATIVYLKQ; this is translated from the coding sequence ATGGATGACCGCACCCTCCGCGTCTTGGAGTGGGACAAAATCCGCCAGTTGTTGGCAGACCGGTGCGCGACAGCGCCGGCAAAGGAGATGGCACACGCCTTGCTGCCTGTGGCGGACATTGACGAAGTGCAGCGACGCCAACGCGAGACTTCGGATGCCCGCCGATATTTGGAGCGGTGGGGTGCGCCGCCGTTGGGCGGCATCAGCGACTTGCGCCCCACACTGGGGCGTGCCCGGCAAGGTGCCGTGCTGGAACCGCACGAACTGTTAGTCGTCGCTGCCACGCTGGAACGAGCGATGCATTTGAGAGCATGGCTTTTAAAACCTGCCGCCGACGATAGCCTTCGCCCTCATGCCGAGCGTATCGGTGACCACACCCCGTTGGTCGCCCGCATCCGATGGTGCATCGGCGAAGACGGGCAAGTGCTAGATCGCGCCAGCGACGAACTGGCGCGCTTACGCCGCCGCATCAAAACCTTACAGCAGCGCATGCAGGAGAAGTTGCACGACCTATTGCGCGACCCGTCCATCAGCAAGTTTTTGCAAGAGCCCTACTACACCGTTCGCGACGGGCGCTACTGCTTGCCGGTGCGTGCGGAGTTTCGCACCCAAGTGCCCGGCATCGTTCACGACAAGTCCTCGTCAGGTATGACCGTCTTCATTGAGCCGGAGCCGCTGGTGGAACTGGGCAACGAAATCCGCCTGCTGCAGGCAGAGGAAGAACGCGAGGTCGCCCACATCTTGCGCGACTTGACGAACGCCGTCGTCGACGCACTGCCGCTGATCGCTCAAACGCTGGACGCCGTTCGGCGCATTGACTTCGCCTTCGCCAAAGCGAAACTGTCGCAAGAGTTGCGGGCTTACGAGCCCGTGTTGAACGCGGACGGTGTCATCAAACTCCGTCGGGCGCGCCATCCGCTGCTGCACTTTCAGGGCTTCGTCGTGCCGATTGACTTAGAATTGGGCGTTGACTTTGATGTGCTGGTCATCACCGGACCCAACACGGGTGGCAAAACGGTGGCGCTGAAAACCCTCGGCGTGCTTGTCCTCATGGCGCAGGCGGGGCTGCATTTGCCTGCCGCTGAAGGGGCGCAGGTGAGTGTGTTTCGGCAACTGTTCGCCGATATCGGTGACGAGCAGAGCATTGAGCAGAGTTTGTCCACCTTTTCCAGCCACATGAGCCACATCGCCCGCATGTTGCGTCGCGCCGACAGGCAGACGCTGGTGCTGCTGGACGAATTGGGTGCAGGCACCGACCCCGTTGAGGGCGCAGCGTTGGCGAAAGCCATCCTCGTTTTTCTGCATCGGCGGGGCGCTAAGGTCGTTTGCACGACGCACCACAGCGAACTGAAACATTTCACCTACCGTCAGCCCCGTTTCTGCAACGCCAGCGTCCTTTTTGATCCCGAAACGCTTCGCCCAACTTACCAGTTGGTCATCGGCGTGCCGGGGCAAAGCCACGCGTTGGACATCGCCAAGCGATTGGGCGTTCCGGCGGAAGTCATCCAGGAAGCCCGCCGTCAGTTACCCCGCCATCGGCGTGAAGCCGACGCGCTTATCGCCCAACTGACCGAAGAGCGCCACGCCGCCGAGCAAGCCCGCTTGGAATGGGAGCGTCGTTTACGCGCACTGGAACAGCGGGAAGAGGAACTGCGCGCCCGCGAACAACGGCTGCGCGAAGAAGAGCAGCGCATCTTGTCAGAAGCCCGCCGCCAAGCCGAAGCGCTGCTGCGGCGTGTGGAAGGGCAAGCCAACGAGTTGCTCAAGGCGTTGCGCCAGCGCCCCGTCGTTTCGTCCGATGTCCGTCAACAGTTGCGGCAACTCTGGCAGCAACTGGCGGCGACAGCCCCAGCGTCTTTGCCCCCTGCCGCTGCCCCCGCAGCGCCGGCGACCCTTGCCGTCGGCACCGCAGTGCGCATTCGGGACTTGGGTGTCGTGGGCACCATCGTGGCTCTGAGCGAGAACGGCAAAGATGCCCAAGTGGATGTCGGTGGTTTGCGGGTGTGGGTGGCTGCCGACCGGTTAGAACCCGCCGATGCGGCATCGCTCTCAACACCCAACCAAGCAGCGGTGACAGCGGTGCATGTGCGCAAGATGCTGACAGCGCCGACCGAGTTGAACCTGCTGGGCAAGCGTGTGGACGAAGCGTTGGATGCCCTTGCTAAGTTTCTGGATGACGCTCTGTTAGCGGGGCATCAAACGGTCCGTATCGTGCACGGTAAAGGCACAGGGAAACTCCGTCAAGCCGTCCATGACTACCTGCGGGCTCACCCGCAGGTGCGGGCATTTGAACTCGCCCCGTTCGCTCAAGGCGGCGACGGCGCCACCATTGTCTACCTCAAACAGTAA
- the ysdC gene encoding Putative aminopeptidase YsdC, giving the protein MHERGKQFLFRLLQTPSPSGYEEAIQEVVRAWAKEYADAVRTDVHGNVIAALNPDGQPRVMLAGHCDQIGLMVQHIDEQGFLYVNPIGGFDMQVLIGQPVVVWTQHGPINGVIARKPIHLLTEEERKQIPKFQDIWVDIGAKDGEDAKGKVRLGDPITFKLEVREMGDGLINAPGIDDKVGAWTVMEALRLLSERKRELQAAVFAVSTVQEEVGLRGAMTSAFGIAPDIGIAVDVTFATDHPATDKRQVGDIKLGAGPVIYRGPNINPVVFRRLVETAEREGIPYQLAGASRPTGTDANVIQISRSGVATGLISIPNRYMHSPVEMAALSDLENAAKLIAAFVASLGSADNFTPTP; this is encoded by the coding sequence ATGCACGAACGCGGCAAGCAGTTTTTGTTCCGTTTGCTCCAAACGCCCAGCCCGTCGGGCTACGAGGAAGCCATTCAAGAGGTCGTGCGGGCGTGGGCAAAAGAGTATGCCGATGCAGTGCGCACCGATGTGCACGGCAATGTCATCGCGGCGCTCAACCCTGACGGTCAACCCCGCGTGATGCTGGCGGGACATTGTGACCAGATTGGATTGATGGTCCAGCACATTGACGAGCAAGGCTTTTTATATGTCAACCCCATCGGCGGCTTTGACATGCAGGTGCTCATCGGGCAACCTGTCGTCGTCTGGACGCAACACGGTCCCATCAACGGCGTCATCGCCCGCAAGCCTATTCACTTGCTGACAGAAGAGGAACGCAAGCAAATCCCAAAGTTTCAGGACATCTGGGTGGACATCGGCGCTAAAGACGGCGAAGACGCCAAAGGGAAGGTGCGCCTCGGTGACCCCATCACCTTCAAGTTAGAAGTGCGGGAGATGGGAGACGGACTGATCAACGCCCCCGGTATTGACGACAAAGTGGGGGCGTGGACCGTCATGGAAGCGCTACGCTTGCTTAGCGAGCGCAAGCGGGAACTGCAAGCCGCCGTCTTCGCCGTCAGCACCGTGCAAGAGGAAGTCGGGTTGCGTGGCGCAATGACCAGCGCTTTCGGTATCGCCCCCGACATCGGCATCGCCGTTGATGTCACCTTTGCCACTGACCATCCTGCCACCGACAAACGCCAAGTCGGCGACATCAAGTTGGGCGCTGGTCCCGTCATCTATCGCGGTCCCAACATTAACCCGGTTGTCTTCCGCCGCTTGGTAGAGACAGCGGAGCGCGAGGGCATCCCGTATCAACTGGCGGGTGCATCGCGTCCGACGGGCACCGATGCCAATGTCATCCAAATCAGCCGTTCAGGTGTGGCGACAGGGCTCATCAGCATCCCCAACCGCTACATGCACTCGCCCGTGGAAATGGCGGCGCTCAGCGATTTAGAGAATGCCGCCAAACTGATCGCTGCTTTCGTTGCCTCGTTGGGCTCAGCCGACAACTTCACGCCGACACCGTGA